TTTGTTAAAATGGGTCTACAACCAAATGGTGTTGATAAATTACACATCTATGCCGCTACTTCTCACAAATGGATGAAAACTTTCCTAGCGGCACAATCTCAAGCTATTCCTGTAGTGACTGCGTATGATACTTTAGGTGAACGTGGTTTGCTACATTCAATGGTGCAGACAAATACAAGTGCTGTCTTTACGGATAACAATCTATTGCATACTTTGatcaatccattgaaaaCGGCTAAGGATATTAAGTACATTattacttttgaaaaagtcGATCCAAAGGATAAAAGACAAAATGGTCTTTACTACAAGGAAGCCAAGGAAAGCATggataaaattttggaaattagACCTGATGTGAAAATCTACAGTTTTGAAGAGGTTTTAGCTATGGGTGAAAGTGCTAAGAATGAAATCGATCCTCATCCACCAAAACCAGAAGATTTATCATGTATCATGTATACTTCTGGTTCTACCGGTGATCCAAAGGGTGTTGTTCTAAAGCATGCCAATTTAGTTTCTGGTATTGGTGGTCTTTCGGTGAACGTTGATGGTTTGGTGACCGCTAAAGATCGTATCATTTGCTTCTTACCATTAGCTCACATTTTCGAAATGGTTTTTGAACTGTTGAATTTCTACTGGGGTTCACTTTTGTCATATGCGACTGTGAAAACATTGAGTAATGGCTCCATGCGTAATTGTAAAGGTGATTTAGCTGAATTGAAACCAACTGTTATGGTCGGAGTTGCTGCAGTTTGGGAAACCGTTAGAAAGGGTATTTTGGCTCAAATCTCTAAATTGCcaagtttcaaaagaagaatcttcTGGTCAGCTTACCATGCTAAACTCGGcatgaaaaaatatcataTCCCTGGTGGTGATGCCGTCGGTAACATGGTTTTTGGACCTATTAAGGAAGCCACTGGTGGTTGCCTAAGATATATACTAAACGGTGGTTCCAGAATTAGTATTGATGCTCAACAGTTCATTAGCAATGTGATTTGTCCAATGTTGATCGGTTATGGTTTAACCGAAACTTGTGCTAACGCAACTGTCTTGGAACCAGCTGGATTTGAATATGGTTATGCAGGTACGTTAACCGGTGCAATCACTGGTAAATTAGTAGACGTAGAAGAACTAGGCTATTTCGCTAAGAACAACCAGGGTGAATTATGGATTAAAGGTGACCCTGTTCTTTCCGAGTATTACAAGAATCCAGAAGAGACCCATGATGCTCTAACAAAGGATGGTTGGTTCCAAACCGGTGATGTTGCCGAGTGGACACCAGATGGTCAATTACGTATTATTGACAGAAAGAAGAACTTGGTCAAGACTTTGAATGGTGAATATATTGCTTTAGAGAAACTAGAATCCATTTACAGGTCCAACTCTTATGTCGATAACATCTGTGTCTATGCGGATCAGAACAAGGTGAAACCGGTCGGTATCGTGGTTCCAAATGTGGGTCCAATTACACAATTGGCTCAACAACTAGGTCTTctgaaaaatgaaaatcaAACTGTTGAATCTCACTACCAAGATAACAAATTGCGTAACGCTGTTCTAGAGAATTTGTTGAAGTCAGGTAAAAGCCAAGGTCTAAAAGGGATCGAGATGTTGCAAGGTGTTGTTCTATTTGACGGTGAATGGACTCCTCAAAGTGGTTACATCACCGCTGCTGCTAAGCTAAAGAGAAAGGAAATTTTGGCTGCCGTTCAAGACCAGGTCGACGAAGTATACGCCTAATTTCCTTGCATTTTGTCACTAATTGGTTCTATAGATTTATAATAAATAAATTAATTTCCCCAATTTAATTCAGGTTTGTGTGCcagtttttttttttttttttttttaagaTTAAGATTGAATTGAGAGTTTGTTCCCCGTGTATGAAACTGCATGCTATTAccaaataaaaatcaaatAGATGAGCGATTAAACGGGAAGAGGTATAATCTACGATTTCACCATCTGCAGACCGCGAATGAAAAGCCCTTACCATTCAATCCCAAACTAAACCCTTCTGCAATATGAGAAACGAATCTCTTCACAACATACCCATAAACCGACAATTCTCAGCATCACACTATATGGAAGTGAAACGTGTGTAAACGCCGAGAACTATCAAAGTACACTGCCTACCTGGAAATGGTCAAATGTGCAAAGAACTCACACAAACGCCATCCAGGTGAGAATTCATTTTACACATCACGAGAATAACCTGGTGCTCGTTATAGAGCATGATTGAACataaaaatcaattcaCAATTGGATCTTGCAGCGACAAAACCGACTGCTTTAACCTCTTTCAAGAAGTGGCAGTAAAAGCTCTTCGAACTCTAGTCCCCATCGACCTTTTTATAcggtgaaaaatttcaacatgtGCGGGTCACTTGAACTTTTTAAcaatgagatgagatgagatggattGAAGAAGCCCTATCTAGTCAGCAAGTTCTAAATTACCATGAGCTCTAACAGCAATCGTGATACCAGTATCTACGTGGGGAACATTGATCCCAAAGTTACTAAAGCCCAACTCTATGAGTTATTTGTACAAATAAGTCCCATTCGCAGGATCAGGTATCCTAAGGATAAAGTCCTACAGATTCATCAAGGATATGCATTTGTAGAGTTTTACAGTGTGGAAGATGTACAGTATGTCTTACGTGTCATGAATAATGTTGTTTCCTTATATGATAGGACTCTAAGAATACGAAGAGTCAACGGCCCCGGCACCAATAATTCCGTAAATGCCAAAGAATTATCGCTTCTGCCGTTAGCTAAGGTGTTTGTTAAGAATGTGGATGAGTCGATCGATAACGTACacctttcaaaaatctttggaaaatttggtcCCCTAGCAAGTCTACCAGAAATCTTCTATTTATCCCATGGTCAATTAAGATGTGCATTTGTATATTTCAGAGATTACACACATTCTGATGCTGCTATCAAGTCTTTGGATAACcaattggtggtaaataGACGaataaatttggattatGCAATTAAGGAAAATAGTCAACAAAATTCTAAATACGGGAGTGATGTGGATAGATTGTTGAACAAAGAAGCTCTTAACCATGAGATGCTATGatatttttgttttccCCTTCATAACATGCACAAGTGTCTGTTGGTCATGTGGGAAGAATACAGCGTATTCCAAAGTGCACAGACCTCCTTCTGTTCTTCCACATTCTCCGATTGTTCCGCATCAACACGACATTTGATGTCTTCAAGAGATCCGTAATTCCAAGGTTTACCGATTGGTGAATCTGAGAAATGCACGTATTTGCAATCTTTCACGTAATCCTCTAATGTCTTGGGGAACTCATGACCATCGGTATCTAACCTTCTATAACCTAGCACATCGTTTTTGATCATCGGGTAATGATCAGAGTTTTTAATGGATCCACTCAATAAACCGTATCTACCAAAGGGTAGCACCAGCAATTCGGGCAAATACTCAGTCTTTAACCTTCTAAATAgtttaaaattgtaatagATGGTCCTTCTCATATTGTAAAGCTCTTCATTGATTAAATCCATATCGAATTTATTCTTACTCTTCAGAACTTGAGGCAGCAACCAGTGAATGATTTCCTCATAGGTATCAGAGGAAGGGTTAATCACCATAACTGTGGAAGCAAACTTGGCCTTACTGCTTTGACTTCCACCTGTAGGTACTCCAAGCATTTGTAAGAGAGAAGGCCTTGAATTGATAATATCTTGAGCCACATTTTCGGTATTTAGGAAcaaaggtggtggtaaattgggTAAATGGTTATAGATCATttgatctttcttgatCCTAACGGAAAGTTTATCAGTATATCTAGCCAAATTAATAGGGGATTTTTCAGCTACCTTGACATCATGGTAGGCGGCTTCTAAATCCTTATCATCAAAAAACCAATACGCCAATGGTGCTGCAAATTTAATATAGGAAGGAATAAAGAACAATTCATCCATGCTATCTTTCAACTCTGCATCACTATCCAGATAGATGACACGATCGTATTCCGTCTGATTGAAAACCTGCAATTTGGTTAAACTATCCTTCCATTCTGACTGATCATTGGGCTTGTACGTACTTTCCACAGGTTTAACAACCACTTGCTCAGGATCTAAATTTCTGATACGCTGTAAAAGCATATTTGCGGACTGACTAAATTCGTTATCAGGACTCAACATCTGGTTAGAGACCATAAGATGCAATTTAGCCTTCGTACCATACCTTTTCAGGTTTTGGAACATAATAAAAGTGCTACACAAATAATCAATATCTGTAGCATAATTCACATAGGCGAATTTTGACCAGTCAATCGTTTCTCCATGTTTAGCAACTTTATTCATCTTGTAAGCATAAAGAGCATCTATAGTTTCTTCTGGGATCTGCTTAATGGCCAAGGGGTTATAAATCCCTTGTAAACCATCCTTCTTCTGCTCAAAATATACCTTATAGAATCTAATCTCTTTATTCAGCTGTGATTCAACGACTGCATTGCAAGTAAACGAAACAATCAATGCCAATAAAAGGGTGAAAAGCAGGTATCTGAGTTTGCGTTTCGTAACGAGTCTCATCGATTCTAATAACACACAAGCTAGTTAATGCTTTTACCAAAGGACTGTAAtattgttcttttgaaagttaGTTTACCGGGTTACTGTATGCTTTTTAAACCTCGCCTTTGTAAATCTACCTCACCTATAGAATACGCATATTGAGAGCGTTATCGAAGCATTAGGACGGTGCATGGATGCCAAGCATTAGTTAATCTTACATAGAGCATTATTTAATTTCCCGTAATTATCTTCTGAATGGAATCTCCCCACGGCACAGAGGACAGGTATTGTTACCTGAGGATCTGAACCATTTGTAAAGACATGAACCGTGGAACTTGTTATTACAAGTGGGGCAGGTCTTCGTAGGCAATTTCCTATCCACAGCATGCAAAATAGAGTAACAGATGGCACACTCTTCAAATCCAGAGAACTGTAAATTGACATTCTTGGTGAAAAGCTCTAAAGAATCTGCAACAGAACCATTCATACCAGTAATGACACGCTGAGTGGACATGATCCATTGTTTCCACTTCTGTTCACTAATACCCACACGAGAGACACCAATCACTTGGACGTTAGTTAGAGGGTAATGGGAAGGAAGTTTAAAGGACAGTTCCAACTTTTGCTCATCAATCAAATAGCTTGCTTTCACTTCATTAGTCACTttattgattttaattGTTAAAGAATCGTCCTTAGCTGTGAGACGTTCAATCTTAGACTCGacgttttccaattcatgATTGATGGAAATTGGAGAAATAAAATTCGACacaaatttctcaattttcaattgcaaGGACTTATCCTTGATGTTTAACCACCAACTACTCGACAAAGAACCGatattgttgaaaagatcatACATGAAATGACCCAATAGTTGCTTACACTCCACGAAAATATCATGTTTGTAAGGCGAATACCCATTTTCGGTAATTTCGTAATTTAGAATCACTTGAGAGCCGGCGTCTGCCCAGAATTTAGTGTCCTGCAAATCAATTTGATCGGCTAAAAAGTCTAACACTTTAGTCAATAGGTCTTCTCTCCTTAATTGGTCAATGTACAGTTGACGAAGGTTGTAGGAAACATCGTGGAAATAAGACAACGTTATACCCCAGTACCATAGATATTTGAGGAATCCATACTGGTTTTCATACTCCAGATAGTCTTCTGGAATATCATCGTTCAATTTTGACAAAAGACTTTGtggaattttgaaagattgcTGATACGCAGTatcctcttcattatcatcatcctttGATTTATCCTGTTGTTGCCTACTGAATTCATATTCAATAACAGCTTCTTGTTGCCTCTCAAAAATCAATTTAGTCAAGGCATGTACTTGCAAACGTAGACGATTAATGAATTTATCCTTATCAGTGTTCAAAATGCTctcaaaaaattgatcaaagtATGGTGCTAAACTTTTGAGTGGTAGTGTATTCAATGCTTTGTCGAATGTACGGTAAAATACGGAAGAAACCTGGTTGTTCTCTTCACCAGTAAATTCCAAGAAGCACAGTTCGATCAGGCTGTTGTTcgtttcttcatcatcttcagaagtCCACAATGTCTTGTCAAATTTGCTCAATTGCAAATATAAATTCACAGAGTACAGTCTCAATTCTAACAAAAAGGGCgtttcttccaattgacaCATGGACAAGGAGTCTGCCAACAATCTTCtagagatttcaaaaatcgTGGTTAGCTGCTCTTTAACAGCTGGAAACTTTAATGAAGATGTCAAGAACTTCAACAGTGACAATCTTGTAGCACTGAATTCCCTTTCATATGCGAGGTCACTATCTAACCACTTGTTCATCGAGTTTAAAACCATATTCATTCTCTGCAATGCGATGGGTATAACCCCTTCATTTGACTCAGTTTCAAAGTCCAACAGGTTGTCTAATAGAATGATAGATTTGTGAGTCTTTTTGATTACATCGGTAGCACCAGCTCCAATACACTCAGAAGCCAATACAGTTCTCAGTTTTGATAAAGATTCAGAActaccaaatttttgaagacttGATAGAATTACAGATGCCAAAAAATATGCGTTtgaattttcatctttacctCTTACGACGGAAGTGACAA
The genomic region above belongs to Zygosaccharomyces rouxii strain CBS732 chromosome F complete sequence and contains:
- the FAA1 gene encoding long-chain fatty acid-CoA ligase FAA1 (similar to uniprot|P30624 Saccharomyces cerevisiae YOR317W FAA1 Long chain fatty acyl-CoA synthetase with a preference for C12:0-C16:0 fatty acids involved in the activation of imported fatty acids not required for growth on nonfermentable carbon sources essential for stationary phase and similar to YMR246W uniprot|P47912 Saccharomyces cerevisiae YMR246W FAA4 Long chain fatty acyl-CoA synthetase and similar to YIL009W uniprot|P39002 Saccharomyces cerevisiae YIL009W FAA3 Long chain fatty acyl-CoA synthetase, has a preference for C16 and C18 fatty acids; green fluorescent protein (GFP)-fusion protein localizes to the cell periphery), whose product is MTKFTVEVGKPANSHETAPRRNRNAVKAPVKRPLNTTCNTVYEFALECFTKRGDAPAMAWRDLIDIHVEKKMVSKKVGGKETQVEKEWMYYEMTKYHGNTYNELTSIMHNLGRGFVKMGLQPNGVDKLHIYAATSHKWMKTFLAAQSQAIPVVTAYDTLGERGLLHSMVQTNTSAVFTDNNLLHTLINPLKTAKDIKYIITFEKVDPKDKRQNGLYYKEAKESMDKILEIRPDVKIYSFEEVLAMGESAKNEIDPHPPKPEDLSCIMYTSGSTGDPKGVVLKHANLVSGIGGLSVNVDGLVTAKDRIICFLPLAHIFEMVFELLNFYWGSLLSYATVKTLSNGSMRNCKGDLAELKPTVMVGVAAVWETVRKGILAQISKLPSFKRRIFWSAYHAKLGMKKYHIPGGDAVGNMVFGPIKEATGGCLRYILNGGSRISIDAQQFISNVICPMLIGYGLTETCANATVLEPAGFEYGYAGTLTGAITGKLVDVEELGYFAKNNQGELWIKGDPVLSEYYKNPEETHDALTKDGWFQTGDVAEWTPDGQLRIIDRKKNLVKTLNGEYIALEKLESIYRSNSYVDNICVYADQNKVKPVGIVVPNVGPITQLAQQLGLLKNENQTVESHYQDNKLRNAVLENLLKSGKSQGLKGIEMLQGVVLFDGEWTPQSGYITAAAKLKRKEILAAVQDQVDEVYA
- the HSH49 gene encoding U2 snRNP complex subunit HSH49 (similar to uniprot|Q99181 Saccharomyces cerevisiae YOR319W), which encodes MSSNSNRDTSIYVGNIDPKVTKAQLYELFVQISPIRRIRYPKDKVLQIHQGYAFVEFYSVEDVQYVLRVMNNVVSLYDRTLRIRRVNGPGTNNSVNAKELSLLPLAKVFVKNVDESIDNVHLSKIFGKFGPLASLPEIFYLSHGQLRCAFVYFRDYTHSDAAIKSLDNQLVVNRRINLDYAIKENSQQNSKYGSDVDRLLNKEALNHEML
- the GNT1 gene encoding glucose N-acetyltransferase (similar to uniprot|Q12096 Saccharomyces cerevisiae YOR320C GNT1 N-acetylglucosaminyltransferase capable of modification of N-linked glycans in the Golgi apparatus), giving the protein MRLVTKRKLRYLLFTLLLALIVSFTCNAVVESQLNKEIRFYKVYFEQKKDGLQGIYNPLAIKQIPEETIDALYAYKMNKVAKHGETIDWSKFAYVNYATDIDYLCSTFIMFQNLKRYGTKAKLHLMVSNQMLSPDNEFSQSANMLLQRIRNLDPEQVVVKPVESTYKPNDQSEWKDSLTKLQVFNQTEYDRVIYLDSDAELKDSMDELFFIPSYIKFAAPLAYWFFDDKDLEAAYHDVKVAEKSPINLARYTDKLSVRIKKDQMIYNHLPNLPPPLFLNTENVAQDIINSRPSLLQMLGVPTGGSQSSKAKFASTVMVINPSSDTYEEIIHWLLPQVLKSKNKFDMDLINEELYNMRRTIYYNFKLFRRLKTEYLPELLVLPFGRYGLLSGSIKNSDHYPMIKNDVLGYRRLDTDGHEFPKTLEDYVKDCKYVHFSDSPIGKPWNYGSLEDIKCRVDAEQSENVEEQKEVCALWNTLYSSHMTNRHLCML